The Micavibrio sp. TMED2 genome includes a window with the following:
- a CDS encoding short-chain dehydrogenase, which yields MELLNKTIIITGASSGIGEAAALLFAAEGANVVLGARRAERLEALVGQINGEYGRRAACLAGDVRDAGYAQGLVDLALAEFGGLDGAFNNAGMVGEVGPIPDMDRANWTDVIATNLTSAFSAAKAQIPALQNRGGGSLVFTTSFVGHSNGGLPGFGAYAASKAGINGLVQSLAIDHAAEGIRVHSLLPGGTKTEMAGDDAEAHKFIAGLHPLKRMADPMEIAQAALFLLSDRSSFMTGSPVIADGGVSVRFL from the coding sequence ATGGAACTACTCAACAAAACCATCATTATAACCGGGGCCAGCAGCGGCATCGGTGAGGCGGCGGCCCTGCTGTTTGCTGCCGAGGGCGCCAATGTGGTGCTGGGCGCGCGCCGGGCGGAAAGGCTCGAGGCGCTGGTCGGGCAGATCAATGGCGAGTATGGCAGGCGCGCTGCCTGTCTTGCCGGTGATGTCCGTGATGCCGGTTATGCGCAAGGGCTGGTCGATCTCGCCCTCGCCGAGTTTGGCGGCCTTGACGGTGCCTTCAACAATGCCGGTATGGTCGGCGAGGTCGGGCCGATCCCGGATATGGACCGGGCCAACTGGACCGATGTGATCGCCACCAACCTGACCAGCGCCTTCTCTGCGGCCAAGGCCCAGATACCGGCGCTGCAGAACAGGGGTGGCGGATCGCTGGTTTTCACCACATCCTTTGTCGGTCACAGCAATGGCGGGTTGCCGGGCTTCGGTGCCTATGCCGCGTCCAAGGCCGGGATCAACGGGCTGGTGCAGTCACTGGCCATTGATCATGCCGCCGAGGGGATCAGGGTGCACAGCCTCCTGCCCGGCGGTACCAAAACCGAGATGGCTGGTGATGATGCGGAGGCCCACAAGTTTATCGCCGGTTTGCATCCGCTCAAGCGCATGGCCGATCCCATGGAGATCGCACAGGCGGCCCTGTTCCTGCTGTCGGATCGCTCCAGCTTCATGACCGGCAGTCCGGTGATTGCCGATGGCGGGGTATCGGTCAGGTTCCTCTGA
- a CDS encoding 4-hydroxy-tetrahydrodipicolinate reductase, translated as MKIGVLGAGGRMGQLIAAEIMAANGLTLSALGVRDGDARIGETAEATFGLTGSVAPVTGDAAGVFAVSDAVIDFTLPEATTAHLELAVTHKTALVIGTTGLDADTEAAITAAAAEVPVILAANTSLGVNLLLDTVRRVAGSLDARTADIEIVEMHHSAKVDAPSGTALALGHAAAAGRGKALADIQRLSREGHTGARPEGEIGFATLRGGDVVGEHTVIFAMAGERIEITHRCTDRKIFARGAVRAAEWLARQQAGRYSMGDVLGLSD; from the coding sequence ATGAAAATCGGGGTTCTGGGTGCCGGTGGCCGTATGGGCCAGTTGATCGCTGCCGAAATCATGGCCGCAAACGGGCTGACCCTGTCTGCTCTCGGTGTCCGTGATGGCGATGCCCGGATCGGCGAGACGGCGGAAGCTACCTTTGGCTTGACCGGCAGCGTGGCACCGGTGACCGGGGATGCCGCCGGGGTCTTTGCTGTCTCGGATGCGGTGATCGACTTCACCCTGCCCGAGGCCACCACCGCCCATCTGGAACTGGCCGTTACCCATAAAACCGCGCTGGTGATCGGCACAACCGGTCTCGATGCCGATACCGAAGCGGCCATTACCGCGGCGGCAGCGGAAGTGCCCGTCATACTGGCGGCCAATACCAGCCTCGGCGTCAACCTGTTGCTCGATACCGTCCGTCGGGTGGCTGGCAGCCTTGATGCCAGGACCGCCGACATTGAAATCGTCGAGATGCATCATAGCGCCAAGGTCGATGCCCCAAGCGGTACGGCACTGGCCCTCGGCCATGCCGCCGCTGCCGGTCGCGGCAAAGCACTGGCCGACATTCAACGCCTGTCCCGCGAAGGGCATACCGGTGCCCGCCCGGAAGGCGAGATCGGCTTTGCCACCCTGCGCGGCGGCGATGTGGTTGGGGAACACACCGTCATTTTCGCCATGGCCGGTGAGCGGATCGAGATCACCCATCGCTGCACCGATCGCAAGATCTTTGCCCGTGGTGCCGTGCGCGCCGCCGAATGGCTGGCCCGCCAGCAAGCAGGTCGCTACAGCATGGGCGATGTTCTTGGCCTGTCCGACTGA
- a CDS encoding GNAT family N-acetyltransferase has translation MSIRNLDAVFRPTSVALIGASNRPNSIGNVLARNLTAGSFAGPVLPVNPKHRSVAGILCHKSVEDLPMVPDLAVICTPPHTVPRIIDQLGGRGTRGAVVITAGFAELGHEGAELQDRLLDAARPHLLRVVGPNCLGIMVPGHGLNASFAHLTPATGDIGFLSQSGAVLTSVIDWASARGIGFSHLASLGSMADVDFGDMIDYLARDPKTRAILLYIEAISHPRKFMSAARAAARTKPVIVIKSGRTASGAKAASSHTGALAGSDDVYDAAFRRAGMLRVADMDELFDAVETLGMRVKVEGEQLAILTNGGGLGVMAADTTSDLNGHLASLSPETMDALNASMPRTWSHGNPIDIIGDAPGSRYAAALDAVLTDKAVDALVVINCPTAIADSVDAARAVVSARQKSVKPILTSWIGHQAMEPARSLFAENRIPTYDTPEKAVRAFMHLVTYRRNQKALMEVPDSQPEEVTADTARAKSIIDDALAAGQRWLTEYQAKQVLEAYGVPIVETVIAPDVASAVREAARIGRPVALKILSNDITHKSDVGGVALHLKKPEDVERAANAMLERVGNLKPDAKIDGFTVQEMARMPGAHELIVGMIEDADFGPVILFGQGGTAVELHDDKALALPPLNMNLARAAMARTRVHRQLQGYRDRPAADMDAIALTMIRVTQLITDLPTIDELDINPLFANENGVLALDARIGIRPSDLEVGSRRLAIRPYPKKLEKMIGDEHGARYFLRPIKPEDEPLMHEMVAEMDPEDLRLRFFSPVRKLTHDTVARLSQIDYDREMALVAVHVDADDNPLDDIAGIVRISADPDNIRAEYAAIVSSHLKGHGLGRRLMTEIIDYARQRGTTEIFGEVLRENKPMLALCDRLGFTRHINPDEPELIEVRLRLDS, from the coding sequence ATGAGTATCCGTAACCTTGATGCTGTATTCAGACCGACAAGTGTCGCCCTGATCGGGGCCAGCAACCGACCCAATTCGATCGGCAATGTCCTGGCCCGTAATCTAACCGCCGGAAGCTTCGCTGGCCCGGTTCTCCCGGTAAATCCGAAACATCGCTCCGTGGCGGGTATTCTGTGCCACAAATCTGTCGAAGATTTGCCCATGGTGCCGGACCTTGCCGTGATCTGCACGCCGCCGCATACCGTACCCAGGATCATTGATCAACTGGGCGGACGCGGTACCCGTGGCGCCGTGGTTATTACCGCCGGTTTCGCCGAACTGGGCCATGAGGGCGCGGAGCTGCAGGATCGCTTGCTGGATGCCGCCCGACCCCATCTGTTGCGGGTGGTCGGGCCGAACTGTCTCGGCATCATGGTGCCGGGCCATGGGCTGAATGCCAGCTTTGCCCATCTGACCCCGGCGACCGGCGATATCGGCTTCCTGTCGCAATCCGGCGCAGTGCTGACCTCGGTCATCGACTGGGCCTCGGCCCGCGGCATCGGGTTTTCGCATCTGGCCTCGCTCGGCTCCATGGCCGATGTGGATTTTGGCGACATGATCGACTACCTCGCCCGTGATCCGAAAACCCGCGCGATCCTGCTCTATATCGAAGCCATCAGCCATCCGCGCAAATTCATGTCCGCCGCCCGCGCCGCCGCCCGCACCAAGCCGGTGATCGTGATCAAATCCGGGCGCACCGCATCAGGTGCCAAGGCAGCATCGAGCCATACCGGCGCACTCGCCGGGTCCGATGATGTCTATGATGCCGCGTTCCGCCGGGCCGGGATGCTGCGCGTGGCCGATATGGACGAGCTGTTCGATGCTGTGGAAACCCTCGGTATGCGGGTCAAGGTGGAAGGCGAGCAACTGGCAATCCTGACCAATGGCGGCGGGCTTGGCGTCATGGCTGCCGATACCACCTCCGACCTCAACGGCCATCTGGCCAGCCTGTCGCCGGAGACCATGGATGCGCTCAATGCGTCCATGCCACGTACCTGGAGCCACGGCAACCCGATCGATATTATCGGCGATGCCCCCGGCAGCCGCTATGCCGCCGCCCTCGATGCGGTCCTCACCGACAAGGCGGTGGATGCGCTGGTCGTGATCAACTGTCCGACCGCGATTGCCGACAGCGTTGATGCCGCACGGGCGGTGGTGTCGGCCCGGCAAAAATCGGTCAAACCGATCCTGACCAGCTGGATCGGACATCAGGCCATGGAACCCGCGCGCAGCCTGTTCGCCGAAAACCGCATCCCCACCTATGACACACCGGAGAAGGCGGTGCGTGCCTTCATGCATCTGGTGACCTATCGCCGGAACCAGAAGGCATTGATGGAGGTACCGGACAGCCAGCCGGAGGAAGTCACCGCCGATACCGCACGGGCCAAGAGCATCATCGACGACGCGCTCGCCGCCGGGCAGCGCTGGCTCACCGAATATCAGGCCAAACAAGTGCTCGAGGCCTATGGCGTGCCAATCGTCGAAACCGTCATCGCCCCCGATGTGGCAAGCGCGGTGCGGGAGGCGGCACGGATCGGCAGACCGGTCGCGCTCAAGATCCTGTCCAACGATATCACCCATAAATCCGATGTCGGCGGCGTGGCGCTGCACCTGAAAAAGCCCGAGGATGTAGAGCGGGCCGCCAATGCCATGCTGGAGCGTGTAGGCAACCTCAAGCCGGACGCGAAAATCGATGGCTTCACGGTGCAGGAAATGGCCCGGATGCCCGGTGCCCATGAGCTGATCGTCGGCATGATCGAGGATGCGGATTTCGGGCCGGTAATCCTGTTCGGACAGGGCGGCACGGCGGTCGAGCTGCATGATGACAAGGCGCTGGCCCTGCCGCCGCTCAACATGAACCTCGCCCGCGCCGCCATGGCCCGCACACGGGTGCACCGGCAGTTGCAGGGCTACCGCGACCGACCGGCGGCGGATATGGATGCGATTGCCCTGACCATGATCCGGGTGACCCAGCTGATCACCGATCTGCCGACCATTGACGAACTCGACATCAACCCGCTGTTTGCCAATGAAAACGGCGTGCTGGCCCTCGATGCCCGGATCGGTATCCGGCCCTCGGACCTTGAAGTCGGCAGCCGTCGCCTCGCCATCCGCCCCTATCCGAAGAAGCTGGAGAAGATGATCGGCGACGAGCACGGTGCCCGCTATTTCCTGCGACCGATCAAGCCGGAAGACGAACCGCTGATGCATGAAATGGTTGCGGAAATGGACCCGGAGGATTTGCGCCTGCGCTTCTTCTCACCGGTGCGCAAGCTGACCCATGACACCGTCGCCCGGTTGAGCCAGATCGATTACGACCGGGAAATGGCGCTAGTGGCCGTGCATGTGGATGCCGATGACAACCCGCTGGATGACATTGCCGGGATCGTGCGCATATCCGCCGACCCGGATAATATCCGCGCCGAATATGCCGCCATCGTCTCCTCGCACCTGAAAGGTCACGGGCTCGGTCGCAGACTGATGACCGAGATCATCGACTATGCCCGCCAGCGCGGCACCACCGAAATCTTCGGCGAGGTCTTGCGCGAAAACAAACCGATGCTCGCCCTCTGCGACCGCCTCGGCTTCACCCGCCACATCAACCCCGACGAACCGGAACTGATCGAGGTACGGTTAAGACTGGATAGCTAA
- a CDS encoding endonuclease III, with protein MKPEQIDEFFARLSAINPEPKSDLEYTNAYTLLVAVVLSAQATDAGVNRATKELFQIADNPHDMVMLGEGRVRDYIKTIGLFNAKAKNVIKLSQILINEHGGEVPKTRKALEKLPGVGRKTANVVLNIAFGQPTIAVDTHIFRVGNRMKMATGKTVEDVERKLLRKVPAKWKQHAHHWLILHGRYTCKARKPDCPHCVVSDLCPYPDKTVA; from the coding sequence ATGAAGCCCGAGCAGATTGATGAGTTTTTCGCCCGATTGTCGGCGATCAACCCGGAACCGAAATCGGATCTGGAATACACCAATGCCTATACGCTGCTGGTAGCGGTCGTGCTCTCGGCACAGGCAACCGATGCCGGGGTCAACCGGGCGACAAAGGAACTGTTTCAGATCGCCGACAATCCCCATGACATGGTGATGCTGGGCGAGGGACGGGTGCGCGATTACATCAAGACCATCGGCCTGTTCAATGCCAAGGCAAAGAACGTCATCAAGCTCTCGCAAATCCTGATCAACGAACATGGCGGCGAGGTACCGAAGACCCGCAAGGCGCTGGAAAAACTGCCTGGCGTCGGGCGCAAGACGGCAAATGTGGTGCTGAACATCGCCTTCGGTCAGCCGACCATTGCGGTGGATACCCATATCTTCCGGGTCGGCAATCGCATGAAAATGGCTACCGGCAAGACCGTCGAGGATGTGGAGCGCAAATTACTGCGCAAGGTACCGGCGAAATGGAAACAGCACGCCCATCACTGGCTGATCCTGCACGGTCGCTATACCTGCAAGGCGCGCAAGCCCGACTGCCCGCATTGCGTGGTCAGTGATCTCTGTCCCTATCCGGACAAGACTGTCGCCTGA
- a CDS encoding enoyl-ACP reductase (Catalyzes a key regulatory step in fatty acid biosynthesis) produces MTDQNNNPASKPLLAGKRGLVMGVANDRSIAWGIAKALHGAGAELAFTYQGDAFKRRVEPLASELDAKVLLPCDVMDESSVDKVFDDLKQEVGNIDFVIHAVAFSNKEELKGRYVDTTLDNFLMTMQISCYSFTSVARRAAEMMNPGGSLLTLSYIGAERVMPNYNVMGVAKAALEASVRYLANDLGPDGIRVHGLSAGPMKTLAGSAIANARYVYRTSEHTAPLRRSVTLEDIGGTATYLLSDLSAGVTGQIHYVDAGFHGMGMLPPGAAE; encoded by the coding sequence ATGACTGACCAGAACAACAATCCCGCTTCCAAGCCGCTTTTGGCCGGCAAACGCGGTCTGGTCATGGGCGTTGCCAATGATCGCTCCATCGCCTGGGGCATCGCCAAGGCCCTGCATGGTGCCGGGGCCGAGCTTGCCTTTACCTATCAGGGCGATGCCTTCAAGCGCCGGGTCGAGCCACTCGCCTCGGAACTGGATGCCAAGGTTCTGCTGCCCTGTGATGTCATGGATGAAAGCTCCGTCGACAAGGTGTTCGACGACCTGAAACAGGAAGTCGGCAATATCGATTTCGTCATCCATGCGGTCGCCTTCTCGAACAAGGAAGAGCTGAAGGGGCGTTATGTCGATACCACCCTCGACAACTTCCTGATGACCATGCAGATCTCCTGCTATTCCTTCACCTCCGTTGCCCGTCGGGCCGCCGAGATGATGAACCCGGGCGGCAGCCTCCTGACCCTGTCCTATATCGGTGCCGAGCGGGTCATGCCGAATTACAATGTCATGGGTGTCGCCAAGGCAGCGCTTGAGGCATCTGTCCGTTACCTCGCTAACGACCTCGGCCCGGACGGTATCCGCGTGCACGGCCTGTCTGCCGGTCCGATGAAAACCCTCGCCGGTTCCGCCATCGCCAATGCCCGCTACGTCTACCGGACCAGCGAGCACACCGCACCACTGCGCCGTTCGGTCACTCTCGAGGATATTGGCGGCACGGCAACCTATCTGCTAAGCGATCTCTCAGCCGGGGTTACCGGTCAGATCCATTATGTCGATGCCGGTTTCCACGGCATGGGCATGCTGCCACCGGGTGCCGCCGAATAA
- a CDS encoding transcriptional repressor: MQKHTHTKSAQATDRPKGVDINLINRLAEAGLRPTRQRLALAELMFGNGHRHMTAEQLFDDAREANQRVSLATVYNTLNQFAEAGLLNAVAADQGRTYFDTNVSDHHHFFMEDTGQLIDVPGDEVKVTGRPAAPEGYEIDQIQVVVRVRRKKQ; encoded by the coding sequence ATGCAAAAGCACACGCACACAAAATCCGCGCAGGCGACAGATCGACCGAAGGGTGTTGATATCAACCTTATCAACCGCCTGGCCGAGGCCGGTTTGCGCCCGACACGTCAGCGGCTGGCGCTGGCCGAGCTGATGTTTGGCAATGGCCACCGCCACATGACGGCGGAGCAGTTGTTTGATGATGCGCGTGAGGCAAACCAGCGGGTATCACTGGCCACGGTCTACAACACCCTGAACCAGTTTGCCGAAGCCGGTCTGCTCAACGCGGTTGCCGCCGATCAGGGCCGGACCTATTTCGACACCAATGTCAGCGACCACCATCACTTCTTCATGGAAGATACCGGTCAGCTCATCGATGTGCCCGGTGACGAGGTCAAGGTGACCGGTCGTCCCGCGGCTCCCGAAGGTTACGAGATCGACCAGATTCAGGTCGTTGTCCGCGTCCGGCGCAAGAAACAGTAA
- a CDS encoding D-glycerate dehydrogenase: MSTGRQTRVAVTRKLPEAVETRLMELFAATLNPTDEPMDAAALKAAVQKCDVLVPTVTDRIDAEIIEAAGPDLKLIASFGTGVDHIDLKAAQAKGIVVTNTPGVLTEDTADVALALMLATARRMSEGEALVRSGEWTGWAPTQMLGLRLGGKRLGIIGMGRIGEAIAHRARAFGMSIHYHNRRRLPGDMEQRLEATYWESLDQMLARMDVISVNCPQTPATFHLLSERRLDLLQPHAILINTARGAVVDEQALIKALKEERIAGAGLDVYEGEPAVPEELRKLKNVVLLPHLGSATREGRQAMGDKVIINIKTFIDGHRPTDRVLPGIDD, encoded by the coding sequence ATGAGCACCGGTCGTCAAACCCGTGTCGCGGTGACCCGCAAGTTACCCGAAGCGGTGGAAACCCGTTTGATGGAGCTTTTTGCTGCCACGCTGAACCCGACAGACGAGCCGATGGATGCGGCGGCGCTGAAAGCTGCAGTCCAGAAATGCGATGTGCTGGTACCTACGGTTACCGACCGAATCGATGCTGAGATCATCGAGGCGGCAGGCCCTGATCTGAAGCTGATCGCTTCATTCGGTACCGGTGTCGATCACATCGACCTGAAGGCGGCACAGGCCAAGGGCATCGTTGTCACCAATACCCCCGGTGTGCTGACCGAGGATACCGCCGATGTGGCGCTGGCCCTGATGCTCGCCACCGCCCGCCGGATGAGCGAGGGCGAGGCACTGGTGCGCAGCGGTGAATGGACCGGCTGGGCACCGACCCAGATGCTCGGCCTGCGCCTCGGCGGCAAGCGTCTCGGCATTATCGGCATGGGCCGGATCGGTGAGGCGATTGCCCACCGCGCCCGCGCCTTCGGCATGTCGATCCACTACCACAACCGCCGCCGTCTGCCCGGCGACATGGAACAGCGCCTCGAGGCGACCTATTGGGAAAGCCTCGACCAGATGCTGGCGCGTATGGATGTGATCTCGGTCAACTGCCCGCAGACCCCGGCCACCTTCCACCTGCTGTCAGAGCGACGCCTCGACCTGCTCCAGCCCCATGCCATCCTGATCAATACCGCGCGCGGTGCCGTGGTGGATGAACAGGCGCTGATCAAGGCGCTGAAGGAAGAGCGTATCGCCGGTGCCGGTCTCGATGTTTATGAGGGCGAGCCAGCCGTGCCGGAAGAGCTGCGCAAGCTGAAAAACGTCGTGCTGCTGCCGCATCTCGGCTCCGCCACCCGCGAGGGGCGTCAGGCCATGGGTGACAAGGTGATCATCAACATCAAGACCTTCATCGACGGCCACCGCCCCACCGACCGCGTCCTCCCCGGCATCGACGACTGA
- a CDS encoding 3-hydroxyacyl-[acyl-carrier-protein] dehydratase FabA, with amino-acid sequence MTAPTHDSRTSFDYDDLISCGHGTLFANPYPKLPLPPMLMFDRIAKVSADGGANGKGFLIAELDVKPDLWFFGCHFEGDPVMPGCLGLDALWQLVGFYLGWMGATGAGRALGVGEVKFTDQVLPTIKKVTYRLDFKRVINRKLVMGIADGTVHGDDKLMFEASGLKVGLFEQTGE; translated from the coding sequence ATGACTGCACCTACCCACGACAGCCGAACCAGCTTTGATTACGATGATTTGATTAGCTGCGGCCATGGCACATTATTCGCCAACCCGTATCCGAAACTGCCCCTGCCGCCGATGCTGATGTTCGATCGCATCGCCAAGGTCTCTGCCGATGGCGGTGCCAATGGCAAGGGCTTCCTGATCGCCGAACTCGACGTCAAACCGGACCTCTGGTTCTTCGGCTGCCATTTCGAGGGCGACCCGGTCATGCCCGGCTGTCTCGGCCTCGATGCGCTCTGGCAGCTGGTCGGCTTTTACCTCGGCTGGATGGGTGCGACCGGTGCCGGTCGTGCACTCGGCGTCGGGGAGGTGAAATTCACCGATCAGGTATTACCTACAATCAAGAAGGTGACCTATCGCCTCGACTTCAAACGCGTGATCAACCGCAAGCTGGTCATGGGCATCGCCGATGGTACCGTGCATGGCGATGACAAGCTGATGTTTGAAGCCAGCGGCCTCAAGGTCGGCCTGTTCGAACAAACCGGCGAATAG
- a CDS encoding beta-ketoacyl-[acyl-carrier-protein] synthase I, which produces MSNPSAIEPVLGKRRVVVTGLGIVSPIGNNAAEVIESLKSGKSGIEAAPDYVEHGFRSQIHGSIKLDPSEHIDRKLMRFMGNAAAYAYIAMTQAIEDAGLTEDLISNNRTGLIAGSGGASTSNQVAATDITRKNGSPRKMGPTMVPRVMGSTVSANLCTAYGIRGINYSITSACSTSAHCIGNAAEMIAWGKQDIMFAGGGEELDWTMSQLFDAMGAMSSKFNDTPEKASRAYDRDRDGFVIAGGGAMLVLEEYEHAKARGAKIYAELTGFGASSDGVDMVAPSGEGAVRCMQLALAEHNLHSTVKLDYINTHGTATPVGDRAEMGAIRDVFGDEMPFISSTKSLTGHSQGAAGAHEAIYSLLMLDNGFIAASANIENLDPDFEGYPIAFERKDGPVKAVMTNSFGFGGTNASLIFTAIEE; this is translated from the coding sequence ATGTCCAACCCATCCGCAATCGAACCAGTCCTCGGCAAACGCCGGGTTGTTGTGACCGGCCTCGGCATTGTTTCCCCGATCGGCAACAATGCAGCGGAAGTTATCGAGAGCCTGAAGTCCGGCAAATCCGGCATCGAGGCAGCGCCCGATTATGTGGAACACGGTTTCCGCAGCCAGATCCATGGCTCGATCAAACTGGACCCGAGCGAGCATATCGACCGCAAGCTGATGCGCTTCATGGGCAATGCTGCGGCCTATGCCTATATCGCCATGACCCAGGCGATCGAGGATGCCGGACTGACCGAAGACCTGATCAGCAACAACCGCACCGGTCTGATCGCCGGTTCCGGTGGTGCCTCGACCAGCAATCAGGTGGCCGCCACCGACATTACCCGCAAGAATGGCAGCCCGCGCAAGATGGGCCCGACCATGGTGCCACGGGTCATGGGTTCCACGGTTTCCGCCAATCTCTGTACCGCCTACGGCATTCGCGGCATCAATTACTCTATCACCTCCGCCTGCTCCACCAGTGCGCATTGCATCGGCAATGCCGCCGAGATGATCGCCTGGGGCAAACAGGACATCATGTTCGCCGGTGGTGGCGAGGAACTCGACTGGACCATGTCCCAGCTATTCGACGCCATGGGTGCCATGTCGTCCAAGTTCAATGATACGCCAGAGAAGGCTTCACGCGCCTATGACCGCGACCGCGACGGCTTTGTCATTGCTGGTGGCGGGGCCATGCTGGTGCTGGAAGAATATGAGCACGCCAAGGCCCGTGGTGCCAAAATCTATGCCGAGCTGACCGGCTTCGGCGCGTCCTCGGATGGTGTTGATATGGTGGCACCATCGGGTGAGGGTGCCGTGCGCTGCATGCAACTGGCGCTGGCCGAGCACAACCTGCACTCGACCGTCAAACTCGACTACATCAATACCCATGGTACCGCGACACCGGTTGGTGACCGCGCGGAAATGGGAGCCATTCGCGATGTGTTCGGCGACGAAATGCCGTTCATCAGCTCGACCAAATCACTGACCGGCCACAGTCAGGGTGCGGCGGGTGCCCATGAGGCAATCTACTCGCTGCTGATGCTCGACAATGGATTTATCGCCGCATCGGCCAATATTGAAAACCTCGACCCCGATTTCGAGGGTTACCCGATTGCGTTTGAGCGCAAGGACGGACCGGTAAAAGCCGTCATGACCAACAGCTTTGGCTTTGGTGGCACCAATGCCAGCCTGATTTTCACCGCCATTGAAGAATAA